The sequence GCCGTGATCCGACGAGAGTCGGACATGACCATCACGGATGAGCAGCTTGTCCGGCTGGCTAAGGCCCCCATCGCAGATGCGCTGTTTGAGTTTGGGGTGCAGTTCGTCAGATTCATCAACCACCGTGACCTGCTCGGCTGGGATCGATTGATCGCCTCTCTGGAAGCCCATCAAACCGAGCTACCCAAGCGATTTTTTGATCTAGGCCCAGGTCGCGGTCAACGTTTGCTGACGAAGATGATCGCGGACGCTGTAGCGAGCGGTCAGATTGAAACTGATGACGCAGCTTATGCCGCCGATGCGTTGACCGGTCTTTGGCTCGGGTTCGTTAACCTCGAAATCAAGCTTGGTGTTCGTCAACCCATGAAAGCGAATGAGATAACGCAGCGGGTCAGACGAGGAATAGATATCTTCATGAAAATATATGGGAAGCACGATGAAGGTTACCCATTTACTGCGCACTACGGCTAGGGATATGTCGGCTGAGCACATCGAAGCAGTGTTCTGGCGGTTCACGGTTGAGCCGACGGCAGGCCGGTGCTCTCAATTTTTTGACCATTCTCACGTACTGGAGTAAGAGTGCATGCGTAACATCGTCGATTCCATTCTGGGTAGTCGCTGGCTTTGGCTGGTAGCCCGCGTGCTTTTAGCGGTAGTTTTTCTATCCTCCGGATTGGCCAAACTCATAGACTTTGAGGGCGGGCTGGCTGAAATGCGAGGGGCTGGATTATCGCCAGAAGGTCTGTTCAATATAGCAACGATCGTAACGATGCTAGGCGGGTCTGCACTATTGCTGCTGGATCGACTCTTATGGGTTGGCGCTGGAGCACTGGGCTTTTTTTTGTTCCTTACGATTGTTGTGGTACATCGCTTTTGGGCTCTCCCCGAGGCGGAAGCAATGCCCGCCTTGTATGTTGCACTTGAACACATCTCGTTAATTGGCGGATTGATTGCTGCCAGCATTGCCGGTCACCTGCACAAGCGTCTTCGTTCCGGCAAATAGGCGCCCAACCGCCGTTTTAGTTGGCCCATGCGTTTAGACGGGTCTGGTGCAAGCTGGAGTTGCTCGTGCATTGATTGAGCTTTGCAGCCGGAGCGCTGTTATCTTGTGGTGGCATCTGATTTGATCTACGCCGCGGGAATTAATCATGTTCGATTTCTCCTATATTCGCATCCTCACTGCTTCTGGCGCCGTGCCTAGTCGCCGGATGGCAGAGGTACTGCTTGGCGCAGGAACCACCTCCATCGTCGCACAAGGCTTGCACGCAAAGCAGGTTACCCAGCTTGCCTCACGACACTCGACGAATTTGAAAGTCGACTTTCACGATGCCGCTTTGCTCAGAGATGCGCTGCATGGGGTCGATCGACTTTTGATAGTGCCGGCCAGTAGGGCTGATGCTGCCGTGTACCACTTGGCTCAGGTACAAGCGATTGTGCAGGCTGCAATCCAGGAGCGCGTACAACACCTTATCTATCCCTCGGTGGCGGCCGTCTCGCTGCCCTGGGCATATCGGCATCTGGCCTCGGAGCGCCTCATTGCGCAAAGCGGTATTGGATTTACGATCTTACGCATTGGCACCCTGGCCGACTGCATTTTTCATCGGTTGCCGATAGCCCTGAGATCCGGTGTATGGCCGACTTCCGCAGGCAAGGGCCGTACGAGCTACGTTTTACGTGACGACGCTTTCAGTGCCAGTGCTGCTGCACTAAATGCACACACTCTGCCAGGCGCTGACTTGGTTATTTCGGGCACGCAAGACTTTTCTATGGGTGAACTTGTGCGCGAGATCAACCTCATCTTTGGTGCACACATCGAGCCTGCCCATGTCGATGACGACGTCGTCCTGGCAACGCTCACGGGCGCCGGCGTGCCGGCATCGATTGCAGCAGGACTGGTAGCAACGGACCGAATCATGCGGCGCGGCGACGCTCACGCTGTCGGCGAAGGAGTTAGGCAACTGACTGGCAACCCCGCTGTTGCAGTGCGAGAGTTCCTTTTAGAGCGACGGATTGATGTCCTTCTGGCCAGCAAATACGGTTGGAGTCGGGATGTCGCCTTCACTCGCCCACCTTCGTCGGTGCAATTCCTCTAGGCGCACTTCACGGAAAGCCCTGATCGCGGCTTTGCGTTGTCCTCATCCGATTGACGGCCGTCGCTGCCTGCCAATCTCGGCATCTCACCACAGCACGAGCTGCGTGGCCTGCAATTGGGCTGCTGTCGCAGCAGCTCTTTTGGGCAAGTCGTTGGCGGCATCCTCGTCAAGGTCGGAAGAGCCCGCTGGCAGGAATGAACTGCGCCGACGCTGGCCAGACACTACTCGTCTACCACTGGCGGATGCAGCACGCTGGTGTACCGAATCGCTCGGTGTGCCATAGCGCAATTAAGATCAAACTGGCAGCTATCTCACAAGTCGATATAAGCAATGCGCCGGCGCGCTAGGGAATGTGCTATTCAAAGTTGAAGCGTACCGAGCGGTTTGGTACTATGCTTCATCTAGGCCCTTGTGTCGGGAATCCCGCTCCATGCAGATGCAACGCACTAACCAAGTCATGACCACCTTGCCACCGAGCAGCGGCGAGCTGAACGCCAAGGCTCTTACCGTCCTGCGCGCGGCACGCCACGTCTTCCTGACCCATGGGTTCAGCGCGGCAACTACCGACATGATCCAGCGCGAGGCTGGGGTGTCGAAGTCCACGGTATACGCACACTACGCGAACAAGGAAGCCCTCTTCACAGCGGTGATCGAGGCCGAATGTGCGGCGTTCACGAACACGGTGCATGGCATCGAGTTCCGCCCTGGAAAGCTGCGAGAGACGTTGACCATGTTAGCCCGGGCCTACCTGGACATCGTGCTTTCGCCCAGCGGGTTGGCCGTCTTTCGCGTCGTGATCGCTGAAGGCCCGCGCTTTCCCAAGCTCGCACGGACGTTCTACCTGGCTGGCCCGCAGGTCATGACGACGATGGTGGCCGAGCAACTGGCTAACGCAGCGGCATCCGGTGAGGTCGATCTTGGTGAGATTGGCCGTGAGACGGCTGCCAGTCTGTTTATCAACCTGGTTCGGGGCGAGCCTCAGCTTCAGTGTCTGACCCATCCGGATGCCGCGCCTTCCTCGGCGCAGATTGACCAGTGGGCGAACGCGGCGGTGGTGACATTCATGCGTGCCTATGGCCGCCGTGAGGAAGCGTCCAGTAAACGCTCCCGATCATGATGACGAGTGGGTCAAGCGGCACACAGCAATTTGATGCGGCCCTTCGGCTGATGGAGCTTTCTACGGCCATCACGCGACTTTTTGCTGCACGGAATCAAGTGCTGAATCGCTTGGCTGCTCCATTTGGTTTGACTGCGGTTCAAGTGATGGCGCTACACCACATGTCGGCTATTCCAGCATGTACGCCCAGCACGTTGGTTCGTAGTCTGGTAGTCGATTCCTCTTCGGTGACGAGGCTGTTAGATCGGCTTGAGAAGAAGGGCATGATCCAGAGAGCGGCGCAAGAGCGCGCCGATCGCCCGCACGATCGAAGAGTGATCGAAATTGTTCTGACTGAGCGCGGAAACAAGGCGATAGACGAGTTGAAGTCTCATTGGCGCTCCGCGCTTGCGGAATTGACGGAGGCGCTCAAACAAAGCGAGATACATGCCTTATTGCGCCTGCCGCAATTGTGCAATCAGGACGCGCTTCAACTTGACCTCGATAGCAAACCGTTGTCCCTCACAGAACCACGGCCGTGAAACGGGAATCGGGGGCGCTTCATGGAGCTACGTCACCTTCGCTACTTTGTTGCCCTCGCTGAAGAACTGCATTTCACTCGTGCCGCCGAACGTCTGCATATCGAGCAGCCCCCCTTATCCCGGGCCATCAAGGAGTTGGAAGATGAGCTAGGGGTCTTGCTCTTTGATCGGGACCGCAGGGGAACCCGGTTGACCGCAGCAGGCACCGCGTTCCTGCAAGACACTCGCCGATTGTTCACCGTCCTGGAGCAAGCAAGAGAGAATGCCAAGGCCGTTGCGGCGGGCTCGCGAGGCAGCCTGCGCATCGCAGTATCCGATGGCGCGATCGATCCCTGGCTATCGGATTTTCTCGCCAGTTGCCGCGCTGAAGAGCCAGACATCGAGATCCGCTTGTCCGAGGTACCTTTGTCCGAGCAACTGCGTGGCCTGCGAGCCGGCGACTTCACCCTCGGGTTCGCGCACACGGCCGAAGTCGGCGAGGGCATTGTTGCTGAGCCGATCTGGCAAGACCCGCTGGTGATCGCAGTACCTGTCAGGCATGAGCTGCTTGCCCACAAGGCAGTCCCGCTCCATGAACTCGGCGGCCATCCCCTTGTACTCTGCGATCCACAGGTGTGCGAAGGTTACTGCCGTGAACTGGCTCGGCTTCTACTGCTTCTGGAGCGCGAACCGAATGTGGTCGAGCACGTATCTTCGCTGGAGATGATGCTTACCTTGGTCAGCGCGGGCTTTGGCGTCGGCTTCACGACGGCGACCAGGGTTGCTGTCAGTCCACGACCAGATGTGCTGACCCGCCCCCTGGCGTGGATTCGGCAGTAATCACGACCTATCTGCTCCGACTCGGCGGCGGCGATGACGTGCCGGCGTCGTTGGAGCGCTTCATCGTTCGTCTGCGTGATCTCGTCCGCCTACGTGAGAATCTAGGTGGCTGACAGAGCCAACCACGGACGTTCAGCTTCAAGAATCGGTCCGGGCGCCGATGCCAAGGTAGTGCTCCGTTGCAGCCATCAGGTCAGCGGCGCTTATTCT is a genomic window of Pseudomonas knackmussii B13 containing:
- a CDS encoding TetR/AcrR family transcriptional regulator, which gives rise to MTREKRPRGRPKDDAKKTALLDAARALLLARGPDVTIDEIAASAGIAKATVYANFADKNALIEAVIRRESDMTITDEQLVRLAKAPIADALFEFGVQFVRFINHRDLLGWDRLIASLEAHQTELPKRFFDLGPGRGQRLLTKMIADAVASGQIETDDAAYAADALTGLWLGFVNLEIKLGVRQPMKANEITQRVRRGIDIFMKIYGKHDEGYPFTAHYG
- a CDS encoding DoxX family protein → MRNIVDSILGSRWLWLVARVLLAVVFLSSGLAKLIDFEGGLAEMRGAGLSPEGLFNIATIVTMLGGSALLLLDRLLWVGAGALGFFLFLTIVVVHRFWALPEAEAMPALYVALEHISLIGGLIAASIAGHLHKRLRSGK
- a CDS encoding NAD(P)H-binding protein gives rise to the protein MFDFSYIRILTASGAVPSRRMAEVLLGAGTTSIVAQGLHAKQVTQLASRHSTNLKVDFHDAALLRDALHGVDRLLIVPASRADAAVYHLAQVQAIVQAAIQERVQHLIYPSVAAVSLPWAYRHLASERLIAQSGIGFTILRIGTLADCIFHRLPIALRSGVWPTSAGKGRTSYVLRDDAFSASAAALNAHTLPGADLVISGTQDFSMGELVREINLIFGAHIEPAHVDDDVVLATLTGAGVPASIAAGLVATDRIMRRGDAHAVGEGVRQLTGNPAVAVREFLLERRIDVLLASKYGWSRDVAFTRPPSSVQFL
- a CDS encoding TetR/AcrR family transcriptional regulator, giving the protein MQMQRTNQVMTTLPPSSGELNAKALTVLRAARHVFLTHGFSAATTDMIQREAGVSKSTVYAHYANKEALFTAVIEAECAAFTNTVHGIEFRPGKLRETLTMLARAYLDIVLSPSGLAVFRVVIAEGPRFPKLARTFYLAGPQVMTTMVAEQLANAAASGEVDLGEIGRETAASLFINLVRGEPQLQCLTHPDAAPSSAQIDQWANAAVVTFMRAYGRREEASSKRSRS
- a CDS encoding MarR family winged helix-turn-helix transcriptional regulator, translated to MMTSGSSGTQQFDAALRLMELSTAITRLFAARNQVLNRLAAPFGLTAVQVMALHHMSAIPACTPSTLVRSLVVDSSSVTRLLDRLEKKGMIQRAAQERADRPHDRRVIEIVLTERGNKAIDELKSHWRSALAELTEALKQSEIHALLRLPQLCNQDALQLDLDSKPLSLTEPRP